One genomic segment of Thalassospiraceae bacterium LMO-SO8 includes these proteins:
- the rpsC gene encoding 30S ribosomal protein S3 — protein MGQKVNPVGLRLGINRTWDSRWFANDGDYATLLHEDIKIRKMLKERLHQAGVSKIIIERPAKKARVTIHTARPGVVIGKKGADIEKLRREVAAMTSSEVHLNIVEIRKPEIDAQLVAENVAQQMERRVSIRRAMKRAVQSALRLGAEGIRINCAGRLGGAEIARMQWYREGRVPLHTLRANIDYGEATANTTYGACGVKVWIYKGEILAHDPMALDKLAQEQQPVR, from the coding sequence ATGGGTCAGAAAGTCAATCCGGTCGGGCTCCGCCTCGGCATCAACCGCACCTGGGATTCGCGGTGGTTCGCCAACGACGGCGATTACGCGACCCTGCTGCACGAGGACATCAAGATCCGCAAGATGCTGAAGGAGCGCCTGCACCAGGCCGGCGTGTCGAAGATCATCATCGAGCGTCCCGCCAAGAAGGCCCGCGTGACGATTCACACGGCCCGCCCGGGCGTGGTCATCGGCAAGAAGGGCGCGGACATCGAAAAGCTGCGCCGCGAAGTCGCCGCCATGACTTCCTCGGAAGTGCACCTGAACATCGTTGAAATCCGCAAGCCGGAAATCGACGCCCAACTGGTCGCCGAAAACGTCGCCCAGCAGATGGAACGCCGCGTGTCGATCCGTCGGGCCATGAAGCGCGCCGTGCAGTCGGCGCTGCGTCTCGGGGCCGAAGGTATCCGCATCAACTGTGCGGGCCGTCTGGGCGGTGCTGAAATCGCGCGCATGCAGTGGTACCGCGAGGGCCGCGTGCCCCTGCACACGCTGCGCGCCAACATTGACTATGGCGAAGCCACTGCCAACACGACCTACGGCGCCTGCGGCGTGAAGGTCTGGATCTACAAGGGTGAAATTCTTGCCCACGATCCGATGGCGCTGGACAAGCTCGCGCAGGAACAACAGCCGGTCCGCTAA
- the rpsS gene encoding 30S ribosomal protein S19: protein MSRSVWKGPFVDGYLLKKAEETRASGRNSVIKTWSRRSTILPQFVGLNFGVYNGQKFIPVLVTEEMIGHKFGEFSPSRTYHGHAADKKAKRG from the coding sequence ATGTCACGTTCCGTTTGGAAAGGTCCTTTCGTCGACGGTTATCTGCTGAAGAAGGCAGAAGAAACCCGGGCGTCCGGACGTAATTCGGTGATCAAGACCTGGTCGCGCCGGTCGACCATTCTGCCCCAGTTCGTGGGTCTGAATTTCGGCGTCTACAACGGCCAGAAGTTCATCCCCGTCCTGGTGACCGAGGAAATGATCGGCCACAAGTTCGGTGAATTCTCGCCGAGCCGGACCTATCACGGCCACGCTGCCGACAAGAAGGCGAAGAGGGGCTAA
- the rplB gene encoding 50S ribosomal protein L2 codes for MALTQFKPTTPGRRGLILVDRSDLYKGKPEKTLTEGLRKKGGRNNTGRITARRIGGGHKQRYRVIDFKRQKYDVEATIERLEYDPNRTAFIALVKYEDGEIAYILAPQRVRPGDKVVAGEHADIKPGNAMPMKNIPVGTIVHNVEMKQGKGGQLARSAGTYAQIIGKDQGYAQIRLSSGELRMVRGECMATIGAVSNPDQQNTKIGKAGRKRWLGKRPSVRGVAMNPIDHPHGGGEGRTSGGRHPVTPWGKPTKGKKTRNNKKTDKLIMRSRHVRKKR; via the coding sequence ATGGCTCTGACACAATTTAAACCGACCACGCCCGGCCGCCGGGGCCTTATTCTGGTGGACCGCAGCGATCTTTATAAGGGCAAGCCCGAAAAGACGCTGACCGAAGGCCTGCGCAAGAAGGGCGGCCGCAACAATACGGGTCGCATCACCGCGCGCCGGATCGGCGGCGGGCACAAGCAGCGCTACCGCGTCATCGACTTCAAGCGTCAGAAGTACGACGTCGAGGCGACCATCGAGCGGCTGGAATATGACCCCAACCGCACGGCGTTCATCGCCCTGGTGAAGTACGAAGACGGCGAGATCGCCTACATCCTGGCGCCGCAGCGCGTGCGCCCCGGCGACAAGGTCGTCGCCGGCGAGCATGCGGACATCAAGCCGGGCAACGCCATGCCCATGAAGAACATCCCGGTCGGCACCATCGTCCACAACGTGGAGATGAAGCAGGGCAAGGGCGGCCAGTTGGCCCGCTCGGCCGGCACCTACGCCCAGATCATCGGTAAGGATCAGGGCTACGCCCAGATCCGCCTGTCGTCCGGTGAACTGCGCATGGTCCGCGGCGAGTGCATGGCCACCATCGGCGCCGTGTCGAACCCGGATCAGCAGAACACCAAGATCGGCAAGGCCGGGCGCAAGCGCTGGCTGGGCAAGCGTCCGTCGGTCCGCGGTGTTGCGATGAACCCGATCGACCACCCGCATGGCGGCGGCGAAGGCCGCACCTCGGGCGGCCGCCATCCGGTGACCCCGTGGGGCAAGCCCACGAAGGGTAAGAAGACCCGGAACAACAAGAAAACGGACAAGCTGATCATGCGGTCGCGTCACGTCCGTAAGAAGCGGTAA
- the rpsQ gene encoding 30S ribosomal protein S17, which yields MPKRTLQGVVVSDKMDKTVTVQVERRFKHPLYKKFIKRTKKYAAHDENNACKVGDQVQIRETRPISKRKTWEVVSEAG from the coding sequence ATGCCGAAACGTACCCTGCAGGGCGTCGTCGTCAGCGACAAGATGGACAAGACCGTGACGGTTCAGGTTGAACGCCGGTTCAAGCATCCGCTCTACAAGAAGTTCATCAAGCGGACCAAGAAGTACGCCGCGCACGACGAGAACAACGCGTGCAAGGTTGGCGACCAGGTCCAGATCCGGGAAACCCGCCCGATTTCGAAGCGGAAGACCTGGGAAGTGGTAAGCGAGGCGGGCTGA
- the fusA gene encoding elongation factor G, with protein MARQTPLDRYRNIGIMAHIDAGKTTTTERILYYTGKSYKIGEVHDGNATMDWMEQEQERGITITSAATTTFWRDHRINIIDTPGHVDFTIEVERSLRVLDGAVAVFDSVAGVEPQSETVWRQADKYGVPRMCFINKMDRTGADFYRCVDMIIDRLGATPMVLQLPIGSEDKFLGVVDLVKNQAIIWKDESLGAEFEYKDIPADLADKAAEYREKLIELAVDQDDAAMEAYLEGNEPDTATLMKCIRKGTLAGAFVPVLTGSAFKNKGVQPLLDAVVDFMPAPTDVAAIKGVDADDPEKEIERNNSDSEPFAALAFKIMNDPFVGNLGFVRIYSGKLEAGSSVMNTVKGKRERVGRMLLMHSNNREEIKEAFAGDIVALVGLKDTTTGDTLSDPSNQVILERMEFPEPVIEVAVEPKTKADQEKMGVALNRLAAEDPSFRVTTDQESGQTVIKGMGELHLEILVDRMRREFKVDANVGQPQVAYRETISRAADVDYTHKKQTGGSGQFARVKIKFEPIPEGFEFENTVVGGNVPREYIPGVEKGLKSSMDSGVLTGFPVTGIKATLYDGNSHDVDSSVMAFEIAARAAFREGCRQAGPQLLEPMMNVEVVTPEEYMGDIIGDLNSRRGQVNAMDQRGNARVIDAHVPLANMFGYVNTLRSLSQGRAQFTMQFDHYEVVPSQVSEEIQTRLAG; from the coding sequence ATGGCACGCCAAACTCCCCTCGATCGTTATCGTAATATCGGCATCATGGCTCACATCGATGCCGGCAAAACGACCACGACCGAACGCATCCTTTACTACACCGGCAAGTCCTACAAGATCGGCGAAGTCCACGACGGCAACGCCACCATGGACTGGATGGAGCAGGAGCAGGAACGCGGCATCACCATCACGTCCGCCGCGACCACGACTTTCTGGCGTGATCATCGCATCAACATCATCGACACCCCGGGCCACGTCGACTTCACCATCGAAGTCGAACGCTCGCTGCGTGTGCTCGATGGTGCCGTCGCCGTGTTCGACTCGGTCGCCGGCGTCGAGCCGCAGTCCGAAACCGTTTGGCGCCAGGCCGACAAGTACGGCGTGCCGCGCATGTGTTTCATCAACAAGATGGACCGCACCGGCGCCGACTTTTATCGCTGCGTCGACATGATCATCGACCGTTTGGGCGCCACGCCGATGGTGCTGCAGCTGCCGATCGGCTCCGAGGACAAGTTCCTGGGTGTCGTCGATCTGGTGAAGAACCAGGCCATCATCTGGAAGGATGAAAGCCTGGGTGCCGAGTTTGAATACAAGGACATTCCCGCCGATCTCGCCGACAAGGCCGCGGAATACCGCGAAAAGCTCATCGAGCTGGCCGTCGATCAGGACGACGCGGCGATGGAAGCCTATCTGGAGGGCAACGAGCCCGACACGGCGACCCTGATGAAGTGCATCCGCAAGGGTACGCTGGCCGGTGCTTTCGTTCCGGTTCTCACGGGGTCCGCCTTTAAAAACAAGGGTGTGCAGCCGCTTCTTGATGCGGTGGTCGATTTCATGCCGGCGCCGACCGACGTCGCCGCCATCAAGGGTGTGGACGCCGACGATCCGGAAAAGGAAATCGAGCGCAACAACTCCGACAGCGAGCCCTTCGCGGCCCTGGCGTTCAAGATCATGAACGATCCGTTCGTCGGTAACCTGGGCTTCGTGCGCATCTATTCGGGCAAGCTCGAGGCCGGCTCTTCGGTCATGAACACGGTTAAGGGCAAACGCGAACGCGTCGGCCGCATGCTGCTCATGCATTCCAACAACCGTGAAGAAATCAAGGAAGCCTTCGCCGGCGACATCGTCGCCCTGGTCGGTCTCAAAGACACCACGACTGGCGATACGCTGTCCGATCCGTCGAACCAGGTGATTCTGGAGCGCATGGAATTCCCCGAGCCGGTCATCGAAGTGGCCGTCGAGCCGAAGACCAAGGCCGACCAGGAAAAGATGGGCGTCGCCCTCAACCGTCTGGCTGCCGAGGATCCGTCCTTCCGTGTGACCACCGACCAGGAAAGCGGTCAGACGGTCATCAAGGGCATGGGCGAACTTCACCTGGAAATTCTGGTCGACCGCATGCGCCGCGAATTCAAGGTCGATGCCAACGTCGGTCAGCCGCAGGTCGCGTACCGCGAAACCATCAGCCGCGCCGCCGATGTGGACTATACCCACAAGAAGCAGACCGGCGGTTCGGGTCAGTTCGCGCGGGTCAAGATCAAGTTCGAGCCGATCCCCGAGGGTTTCGAGTTCGAAAACACCGTCGTCGGCGGCAACGTGCCCCGGGAATACATTCCGGGCGTCGAAAAGGGCCTCAAGTCCTCCATGGACTCGGGCGTTCTGACCGGCTTCCCCGTGACCGGCATCAAGGCCACGCTGTATGACGGTAACTCCCACGACGTTGACTCCAGCGTCATGGCCTTCGAAATCGCCGCCCGCGCGGCGTTCCGCGAAGGTTGCCGCCAGGCCGGCCCGCAGTTGCTGGAGCCGATGATGAACGTCGAGGTCGTCACCCCGGAAGAGTATATGGGGGACATCATCGGCGACCTGAACTCGCGCCGCGGGCAGGTCAACGCCATGGATCAGCGCGGCAACGCGCGCGTCATCGACGCCCATGTGCCGCTGGCCAACATGTTCGGTTATGTGAACACGCTGCGTTCACTGAGCCAGGGCCGCGCCCAGTTCACCATGCAGTTTGACCACTACGAAGTGGTTCCGTCCCAAGTTTCAGAGGAAATCCAGACCCGTCTGGCCGGTTAA
- the rplP gene encoding 50S ribosomal protein L16, whose protein sequence is MLAPKRMKYRKAFKGRIHGNAKGGTTLNFGAFGLKATSPNRITSRQIEAARRAMTRHMKRAGRVWIRIFPDVPVSKKPAEVRQGKGKGTPEFWAARVKPGRIMFEIDGVSYEVAKEAMELAAAKLPIETRFVTRLGEEH, encoded by the coding sequence ATGCTGGCCCCGAAAAGAATGAAATACCGGAAGGCCTTCAAAGGCCGCATCCATGGCAACGCCAAGGGTGGAACGACGCTCAACTTCGGTGCCTTCGGCCTGAAGGCGACCTCGCCGAACCGTATCACGTCGCGTCAGATCGAAGCCGCGCGCCGTGCCATGACGCGCCACATGAAGCGCGCCGGGCGTGTGTGGATCCGCATCTTCCCGGACGTGCCGGTGTCGAAGAAGCCGGCCGAAGTCCGCCAGGGTAAAGGTAAGGGTACGCCGGAATTCTGGGCCGCCCGCGTGAAGCCGGGCCGCATCATGTTCGAAATCGACGGCGTTTCGTATGAAGTGGCGAAAGAGGCCATGGAACTCGCGGCCGCCAAGCTGCCCATCGAAACGCGGTTCGTCACCCGCCTGGGCGAGGAGCACTAA
- the rpsJ gene encoding 30S ribosomal protein S10, which yields MDQQNIRIRLKAFDHRVLDQSAREIVNTAQRTGASVRGPIPLPTRIEKYTVLRSPHVDKKSREQFEIRTHKRVLDIVDPTPQTVDALMKLDLAAGVDVEIKL from the coding sequence ATGGACCAACAAAACATAAGAATTCGGCTGAAGGCGTTTGACCATCGTGTGCTGGACCAGTCCGCGCGCGAGATCGTCAACACGGCCCAGCGGACCGGCGCCTCGGTGCGCGGCCCCATTCCTTTGCCGACCCGGATCGAAAAGTACACGGTGCTGCGGTCGCCGCACGTGGACAAGAAGTCCCGGGAACAGTTTGAAATCCGCACCCATAAGCGGGTGCTCGATATCGTCGATCCGACGCCGCAGACCGTGGACGCGCTGATGAAGCTCGACCTCGCGGCCGGCGTCGACGTCGAGATCAAGCTCTAA
- the tuf gene encoding elongation factor Tu has product MAKEKFERNKPHCNIGTIGHVDHGKTSLTAAITKVLAETGGATYSAYDQIDKAPEEKARGITISTAHVEYETENRHYAHVDCPGHADYVKNMITGAAQMDGAILVVSAADGPMPQTREHILLARQVGVPALVVFMNKVDQVDDEELLELVEMEIRELLSSYDFPGDDIPIVKGSALAALEDSDVKTGHDAILELMRAVDEYIPQPDRPKDQPFLMPIEDVFSISGRGTVVTGRIERGVVKVGEEIEIVGIKDTTKTTCTGVEMFRKLLDQGEAGDNVGVLLRGTKREEVERGQVLAKPGSITPHTKFDCEAYILTKDEGGRHTPFFSNYRPQFYFRTTDVTGTVELPSGTEMVMPGDNISMVVNLIAPIAMDEGLRFAIREGGRTVGAGVVSKIIE; this is encoded by the coding sequence ATGGCGAAAGAGAAGTTTGAACGTAATAAGCCGCATTGCAACATCGGCACGATCGGCCACGTTGACCACGGCAAGACGTCGTTGACGGCGGCGATCACGAAGGTTCTGGCGGAGACGGGCGGCGCGACGTATTCGGCGTACGACCAGATCGACAAGGCGCCGGAAGAGAAGGCGCGTGGGATCACGATCTCGACGGCGCACGTTGAATACGAGACGGAGAACCGCCACTACGCGCACGTCGACTGCCCCGGTCACGCGGATTATGTGAAGAACATGATCACGGGTGCGGCGCAGATGGACGGTGCCATTCTGGTTGTGTCGGCGGCTGACGGCCCGATGCCGCAGACGCGGGAGCACATCCTGCTGGCGCGTCAGGTCGGTGTTCCGGCGCTGGTGGTGTTCATGAACAAGGTCGACCAGGTTGACGACGAAGAGCTTCTTGAGCTTGTCGAGATGGAAATCCGGGAGCTTCTGTCGTCTTACGATTTCCCGGGCGACGACATTCCGATCGTCAAGGGTTCGGCTCTGGCGGCGCTGGAAGACAGCGACGTGAAGACCGGCCATGACGCGATCCTGGAGCTGATGCGTGCGGTTGACGAGTACATTCCGCAGCCGGATCGTCCGAAGGATCAGCCGTTCCTGATGCCGATCGAAGACGTGTTCTCGATCTCGGGCCGCGGCACGGTTGTGACGGGCCGCATTGAGCGCGGCGTTGTGAAGGTCGGCGAGGAAATCGAGATCGTCGGCATCAAGGACACGACGAAGACGACCTGCACGGGCGTTGAAATGTTCCGCAAGCTTCTGGATCAGGGCGAAGCGGGCGACAACGTTGGCGTGCTGCTGCGCGGCACGAAGCGTGAGGAAGTCGAGCGCGGCCAGGTTCTGGCCAAGCCGGGTTCGATCACGCCGCACACGAAGTTCGACTGCGAAGCCTACATCCTGACGAAGGACGAAGGCGGGCGTCACACGCCGTTCTTCTCGAACTATCGTCCGCAGTTCTACTTCCGCACGACGGACGTGACGGGCACGGTCGAGCTGCCGTCCGGCACGGAAATGGTCATGCCGGGTGACAACATCTCGATGGTCGTCAATCTGATCGCGCCGATCGCCATGGACGAAGGCCTGCGCTTCGCCATCCGCGAAGGCGGCCGCACCGTCGGTGCCGGCGTCGTTTCCAAGATCATCGAATAG
- a CDS encoding 50S ribosomal protein L23, producing the protein MSRYSPNNATVSKERMMEILRRPVITEKATLMAEHNQVSFFVPMDADKFEVKAAVEELFKVKVTSVNTLISKGKAKRFRGRPGKRADAKKAVVTLAEGNSIDVTTGI; encoded by the coding sequence ATGAGCCGCTACAGCCCCAACAACGCGACGGTTTCGAAAGAGCGCATGATGGAAATCCTGCGCCGTCCGGTGATCACCGAAAAAGCCACCCTGATGGCCGAACACAATCAGGTCAGCTTCTTCGTGCCCATGGACGCCGACAAGTTCGAAGTTAAGGCCGCCGTCGAAGAACTGTTCAAGGTGAAGGTGACTTCGGTCAACACGCTGATCTCCAAGGGCAAGGCGAAACGTTTCCGCGGTCGTCCCGGCAAGCGTGCCGATGCCAAGAAGGCCGTCGTTACGCTGGCCGAAGGCAACTCCATCGACGTGACCACGGGTATCTAG
- the rpmC gene encoding 50S ribosomal protein L29 encodes MTKAIDLKTKSDDELKDQLMGLKKEAFNLRFQQASGALENTAQVRAVRRDIARIKTILGERGTVAAAS; translated from the coding sequence ATGACGAAGGCTATTGATCTCAAGACCAAGTCCGACGACGAGCTGAAAGACCAGCTCATGGGCCTGAAAAAGGAAGCTTTCAATCTGCGCTTCCAGCAGGCGTCGGGTGCTTTGGAAAACACGGCGCAGGTGCGGGCGGTTCGCCGCGACATCGCGCGCATCAAAACCATTCTGGGCGAGCGCGGCACCGTCGCCGCGGCGTCCTGA
- the rplD gene encoding 50S ribosomal protein L4, with protein sequence MKLDIISLANKKVGDIDLDEAVFGIDVRGDLMARTVNWQLAKRRAGTHKTKGRSEINGTGAKPFKQKGTGRARQGSKYVTQMRGGGIVFGPVVRDHSHDLPKKVRRLALKSAISAKQKEGKLVIIDSAAMKAPKTSELAKQLEKLGWGRALVIDGEQVDTNFAKAAANLIGIDVLPSGGANVYDILRRDTLVITQAGVDKLTERLK encoded by the coding sequence ATGAAGCTGGACATTATCTCGCTCGCCAACAAGAAGGTCGGCGACATCGACCTGGACGAAGCGGTCTTCGGGATCGACGTCCGTGGCGATCTGATGGCGCGTACGGTCAATTGGCAGCTCGCCAAGCGCCGTGCCGGCACGCACAAGACCAAGGGCCGTTCCGAAATCAACGGCACGGGTGCCAAGCCCTTCAAGCAGAAGGGCACGGGCCGCGCCCGCCAGGGGTCCAAGTACGTGACCCAGATGCGCGGCGGCGGCATCGTGTTCGGCCCGGTCGTCCGCGACCACAGCCACGACCTGCCGAAGAAGGTTCGCCGCTTGGCCCTCAAGTCGGCCATCAGCGCGAAGCAGAAGGAAGGCAAGCTGGTCATCATCGACAGCGCCGCCATGAAGGCGCCGAAGACCAGCGAACTGGCCAAGCAGCTGGAAAAGCTGGGTTGGGGCCGCGCCCTGGTCATCGACGGCGAACAGGTCGATACCAACTTCGCCAAGGCAGCCGCCAACCTGATCGGCATCGACGTGCTGCCGTCCGGCGGGGCCAACGTTTACGACATCCTGCGCCGCGATACCCTGGTGATTACCCAGGCCGGCGTGGACAAGCTGACGGAGCGCCTGAAATGA
- the rpsG gene encoding 30S ribosomal protein S7 has protein sequence MSRRHRAEKREILPDPKFGDLVLSKFTNSLMYHGKKSAAEQIVYGAMDLIEKKTSNDPLKVFHEALDNVKPSIEVRSRRVGGATYQVPVEVRSDRRQALAIRWLIDHARKRSENTMTERLSGELLDAANNRGAAVKKREDTHRMAEANKAFSHYRW, from the coding sequence ATGTCCCGTCGCCATCGCGCAGAGAAACGTGAGATTCTTCCGGACCCCAAGTTCGGAGATCTGGTTCTGTCCAAGTTCACCAACAGCCTGATGTACCACGGCAAGAAATCGGCCGCGGAGCAGATCGTCTACGGTGCCATGGATCTGATTGAAAAGAAGACGAGCAACGATCCGCTCAAGGTCTTCCATGAAGCGCTGGACAACGTGAAGCCGTCCATCGAAGTGCGCTCCCGCCGCGTTGGTGGTGCGACCTATCAGGTGCCGGTCGAAGTCCGCTCCGACCGCCGTCAGGCGCTCGCCATCCGCTGGTTGATCGACCATGCGCGCAAGCGTTCCGAAAACACCATGACCGAACGGTTGTCGGGCGAGCTTCTGGATGCCGCCAACAACCGTGGCGCCGCGGTGAAAAAGCGGGAGGACACGCACCGGATGGCTGAGGCCAACAAGGCCTTCTCCCACTATCGGTGGTAA
- the rplV gene encoding 50S ribosomal protein L22 → MGKSSAERPLKDNEAMAYSRHIRTSPRKLNLVAESIRGLPCERALAQLTFSKRRIAIEVKKVLESAIANAENNHQLDVDRLVVSEATVGRSLVMKRWKARARGRVGRIEKPFSNLRVIVREREETA, encoded by the coding sequence ATGGGTAAGTCTTCAGCAGAACGTCCCCTCAAGGACAACGAAGCGATGGCCTATTCCCGGCACATCCGGACCAGCCCGCGCAAGCTGAACCTGGTTGCGGAAAGCATCCGCGGTCTGCCGTGCGAGCGGGCGCTGGCGCAGCTCACCTTCTCCAAGCGTCGCATCGCGATCGAGGTGAAGAAGGTGCTGGAAAGCGCGATTGCCAACGCGGAAAACAACCACCAGCTCGACGTTGACCGTCTGGTCGTGTCGGAGGCCACCGTAGGCCGCAGCCTGGTCATGAAACGATGGAAAGCGCGCGCCCGCGGGCGCGTGGGGCGCATCGAGAAACCGTTCTCGAACCTTCGGGTCATCGTGCGCGAACGTGAGGAGACCGCCTAA
- the rpsL gene encoding 30S ribosomal protein S12, giving the protein MPTINQLIRKPRKAPSTSNKVPALKACPQKRGVCTRVYTTTPKKPNSALRKVARVRLTNGFEVTSYIPGEGHNLQEHSVVLIRGGRVKDLPGVRYHILRGVLDTQGVSDRRQRRSKYGAKRPK; this is encoded by the coding sequence ATGCCGACGATTAACCAATTGATCCGCAAGCCGCGGAAGGCGCCCTCGACCTCCAACAAGGTTCCGGCGTTGAAGGCCTGCCCGCAAAAGCGCGGTGTCTGCACCCGTGTCTACACGACGACCCCGAAGAAGCCGAACTCGGCCCTTCGTAAGGTTGCCCGTGTGCGCCTGACCAACGGGTTCGAAGTCACCAGCTACATCCCGGGCGAGGGCCACAATCTGCAGGAACACTCGGTTGTTCTCATCCGCGGTGGCCGCGTCAAGGATTTGCCCGGTGTGCGCTACCACATCCTGCGTGGCGTTCTCGACACCCAGGGCGTTTCCGACCGCCGCCAGCGCCGTTCCAAATACGGCGCCAAGCGCCCGAAGTAA